TCTGGCAGTACTGAATCACGCTCAGCTTTGTTTGCTTTAACCCACTTCACGGTGTCACGACGACCCGCTTTGTACTGTGTGTAGTATGACGGATAGTTGTTGATAGCCACTTTGTGCGTACCTTCTTCTTCGAAGTAGAAGTCGAAGATTGAACGACGCTTACCACGAATCACAAAGTTAGGGCGCTCACTGCGGCCATCTGGCATGATGACATGAGCATTTTCGCTACCAGCAGGCTTATCAAACACAAACGTACCGTGAGACGCAGTTACGTCGAACGTTAGCCAATCACCACCTTCTTTAGATACAGTGAAGTGAGATGGCAGGATCCAACGTGGGTGAGCTTGTGCTGTTGTCGTTGCTGCTAAGCCAAATGCCATAACACCCGCTAGTGCAAGCGCCTTAATTTTTGTTTGTTTCATCATGTTCAATTCCATTATTTATAATTGTTAGCCGTGTCGCTCTATCTGAGCCTACGATGACCACTGTCTATTCTGTTCAGCTTGGTTTTAATTCGTACTTACTAGTTACTATTCGCACTTACTATTTAGCGATGTAGTTCAAGGTGATTTCACCCGTCTCTTCTGTTGCTTTTAATTCGTAAGATGCGTTTGAATCTGTAAGAGATACTTTTTGGCGAAGGTAGTTACGACCACCATGTTCACGAACCACTTCGATATGAACCGTATACTCACCTTGTTCAAGCGTTTCACCACTGTCGCTCTTGCCATCCCAAACAAAACGGTATTGACCCGCAGGACGTGTCGCAGACGTCACCGCATCAACCAATTCACGATCGTAACGGCCGACTTTTCTCCACCAGCTACGTAGGTCTTTAAGCCACTCGTCTTTACCAACCCAAAGCTCGACCGTTTTGACAGGTTTTCTTTCGCTGTTCTCTACCCACACCGCCACATAAGGGCGTGCATACATTGAGGTATCAATTTTTGGAAGTTCAAAACTCACATCCAACTTTGCCGTTTCAGGGATCGCTTGTGCCATACCAAGGCTTGGGAAAAGAGATAAAGCAAGCAGAGCTTTACTCCAGTTCATTTTTTTCATGTTTAACAACCTTTTAAATCCGTTTAACCCTAAGTTCACTCTTCAATCAGAATCATCAATCGAATCAGATAATTAAGGCACGGCGACAAAATAGATTACCAATGAGATCGCAGACCCAAACACCGTCCATTTGATGGAGGTATTGAGTGTCTTTTTCTTAGGTAACAGTAAGCAGACGCCAGTAAGCACAAAGAAGATCATCAATAGCGCTGTGATATCGATAAACCACTTCCAAACTTCACCACTGTTACGCCCTTTATGAAGGTCATTCAGCAGTGCGATAACACCGTAATTAGTGGTTTCGACTTCGACAATTTCAGACGTCACGTCAACGAAAACGGAAGCGTTATAGCCAGGGCCTTTAAAGTCCATAGACGCTTCGCCAAGGAGCAGTTCACCGTCTTCGATCTCTGCGTAAATATCCAAACCTGAGGGAACGCCAGACAAGTTCGCTTCTTCAAACAGAAACGTTTCGAAAGCCGTTTGATCGGCTTTCAATCGACCGTCTTGAATGGTGAACAAGCTCGTAGGAAGTGTCAGTGTAGAGCGTTGGATATTTGGCTGGCTTGATTCAAATAACTCAGGTCGGTTCAGGGTGATACCAGTCACTGAGAAAAAAAGAACAACGAACAGGAGCGCCATAGAAATATAAACATGAAGTCGACGAGCCCATGACTGAACTGCCCTACTTTTTAACGACATACAAACCATTACCTATAAATTTTATGGCGACAATTTAGTTGATAATCATTCGTATTGGCATTCAATTTACATTGTTTACGTTTTCCGAGACACGCTGGGAAATTTACATAACATTACACACGATATAATCGAACTGGATGCATATTCTTGCTAACGTGTACACAGCAGCATTAATCACGCAGTCTGTTCAAATAGTGAAACCTCGCTCTTATATTTCAATCTAGTGAGTGATGTATGTTTTGATGGCTGCTGTGGCTTTGAAGGATAAAAGTTTAGGACGTTTTTGAACGGAACGATCAAGCTAAAAGGAATTAAGTAATGCGTATTATCATATTGGCTTTAGCTGTGCTAACTGCAGCATGTTCAAGTCAGATAGCCAGTACGGAAGAACACATCCAGCAATACATTGGCTCAAACATAACTGATGTACAGGAACGATATCTAACAGAACGTTCACGTCCTATCAGTTTCTGGGAATCCCGAAACTATGCTTGGGTTGAGACACAAAATGCGCTAGACAATGGTTACACCTTGCATGCGTTTAAAAACCCATTTCGAGACTGCACCATTAACTGGGTGGTTAATGCGAGTGGAGTAATTGAAAGTGGTTCACCAAGCGGGACTATGTGCAGCCCATAATACATCCCTCTGCTTTTTAGCTCTATTGCTTATCACGTAGCCTATAAAACAAAAAAGGTTTCACTTGAAAAATCAAATGACACCTTTTGTTAGGGCTTTAAGCTATCAGGCATTTCCGTTGTCGCTGACAGTTCTTAGTTGAGTCAAAAACTTAATCCAACCTTTTGCTTCAGAAGAAGGTTCGATGTTATCAGCGCGTTTCGCTTGAGCTAGTGCGTTATCCAAGTTTTTGAGCTTGTACCATGAACGTACTTTCGCTAACGCAACATCGGCTTGTTTGTTTTTGTCTTTCACTTTATCTAGAACAACTAGCGCTCTGTCGTAGTATCCTTGTTGAACAAGCAACTGAGCCACATTCCAATGGTATTGACTGTCCTTTTTAGATGCTAGTGTCCAAACATCAATCGCGTTGTCCCACTCTTTCGCTAGCTGCCAGTATGTAGCTTGCTCAGCTAAAAGCTTAACATCACTGTTCGCATCATCTAGCTTAGCGATCTCTTGAGCAGCGCGCTCTGGAATGCCTCGTTTCGCGTACAACTGTGCAAGAAGTCTACGGTCCGAGTTTTTCAACTCAACACCGTGTAGATCTGCTAACGCCAATGTATTCAATGCATCTTTACTGCGCTCTAACCGTAACTGAATACCAACAAGCTGACGCCACCAATTATCTTTCTCAGGTTGGAGTTCGATAAGGCTCTCCAACGTTGGAATAGATTGCTTCCACTGCTTTAACTGCAGCTGTGCACCCAGTTTTAGCGATAGAGGCGATAGCTGTGGTTTAGAATTGAATTTGTCGTGATTACCGATGGCCACCAGCACTTTTGACCAGTTTTCGATTTGGTATTCCGCTTGTGCAATTCGCATCCAAAGCACATCTTTCTTTTCTGTCTCTGGCGCCGTTTTTACTAGCTCATAGTAATGTGGAAGCGCATTTGTGAACTGCTGATCATTTAACAGAAGATCAGCAAGCATGCGTTTAGTCACCCATGCTTGCTCATCCACAAGCAAGTTAGTATCAACCGCATACGTCAGCTGCTTAATAGCGGCATCCGTTTTACCGTCTTGCCAGTAGAAAACACCCAACATACGAGCCACATAAGCTTTGTCGTAGCCTTTAGATAGCTCTAAATTAGCGAGAACATCAATCGCCTGCTTTACCTTTTCTTCTTGAGCAAGGTTATGTGCTTTTTGAACACGAATAGCAGTATATTGAGACAGCTCTTGTGCTTGCGTTGTGAAGGGCAATAACAATAAGCCCACTAATATCCATATCTGTTTCATCATTTTGCCAACTTAAACTCTAGTTTCACTGTTTGACCGACTTGAGCTATCGCTTTTCCATCGACAACTTTTGGTTGGTACTTCCAGTTTTTAAGTGCTCTCATCG
The window above is part of the Vibrio chagasii genome. Proteins encoded here:
- a CDS encoding DUF4198 domain-containing protein produces the protein MMKQTKIKALALAGVMAFGLAATTTAQAHPRWILPSHFTVSKEGGDWLTFDVTASHGTFVFDKPAGSENAHVIMPDGRSERPNFVIRGKRRSIFDFYFEEEGTHKVAINNYPSYYTQYKAGRRDTVKWVKANKAERDSVLPEKARDVVTQISFTRAESYITVGKPSDSVFKIEGKLLEMKPITHPSDIIEGEPVTFQFFYNGEIQKGVTAEITREGTLYRNHQEQIDVVSDENGEITFTPDVAGRYVMKANYKGELIDNPLADKASANVHLTFEALLQ
- a CDS encoding DUF2271 domain-containing protein, with amino-acid sequence MKKMNWSKALLALSLFPSLGMAQAIPETAKLDVSFELPKIDTSMYARPYVAVWVENSERKPVKTVELWVGKDEWLKDLRSWWRKVGRYDRELVDAVTSATRPAGQYRFVWDGKSDSGETLEQGEYTVHIEVVREHGGRNYLRQKVSLTDSNASYELKATEETGEITLNYIAK
- a CDS encoding PepSY-associated TM helix domain-containing protein, with amino-acid sequence MSLKSRAVQSWARRLHVYISMALLFVVLFFSVTGITLNRPELFESSQPNIQRSTLTLPTSLFTIQDGRLKADQTAFETFLFEEANLSGVPSGLDIYAEIEDGELLLGEASMDFKGPGYNASVFVDVTSEIVEVETTNYGVIALLNDLHKGRNSGEVWKWFIDITALLMIFFVLTGVCLLLPKKKTLNTSIKWTVFGSAISLVIYFVAVP